The Candidatus Bealeia paramacronuclearis DNA segment CCACATTCTTCATAAAACACTTGATAGCGCAAAGCTTGAGAGGCCTCAATCTCAGCTTGAGATTGGGCAAGACGAACCTCGAGGTGCCCTGACCTCAGTTCAGGCAACGCCTCAGGCATTGCGAAAGCAGAAGGTGAATTCATTTGCGATAAAGCCATCAAAAATAGACCTGGTTCATTACTCAGGAGTTCTTATCACGAGTTGTTTCTTTTTGCAAAGGGACACAATATAATTCTAAACGATGATCGATTAAATCATATCCATAGCGCTCAGCAATTTTTCTTTGTAAAGCTTCAATATCCTCGTCGTGAAACTCAATAATCTCACCCGTTTGCATATTGATTAAATGATCGTGATGCTCAGATGAAGCATCTTCATAGCGAGATCTTCCATCGCGAAAATCATGACGCTCAAGAATATTAGCCTCTTCAAAAAGGCGGAGAGTGCGATAGACGGTGGCAAGACTGATATTGGAATCAATTTCGCTCGCACGTAAATAGACTTCATTCACATCAGGGTGATCTGTGGATTCAGACAAAACTTGAGCAATAATACGCCGCTGATCCGTCATACGAAGACCAATTTCCTGACATTTATCCAACAAGCGTGTTTTCAAGGAATTTCTCTGAGTTATAAAAAATCCACCGACATCCCGAAAAACTCGGGACATCGGTGGATCTTAAAATTAACCGAACTTACGCGGCGTCTTTACGACGATCACGACGTGTTCCCAAACCAAAATCTTTGGCAAGGCTGCTACGCTTACGCGCATATTGTGGTGCAACCATTGGGTAGTCAGCAGGAAGGTCCCAACGCTCTCTGTATTGCTCAGGAGTCATGTTGTAAGCTGTTTTCAAGTGACGCTTCAACATTTTAAGACGGCGCCCATCTTCAAGGCAAACAATGTGATCGTCTTGAACTGAGTCTTCAATCGCAACGACTGGGTCTGGACGACCAGACAAGTGTGAGCGACGACCTGAAAGATCGTTAAGGCTTGCATGAACAGTGCGAATAAATCCCGGAACTTCTTCAGCAGACATTTCATTGTTGGACAAATAAGCCGCGACAATCTCAGCCGTCAAATCGACAGTCTCAGTCCCGGTTTGTGTCATAAAGTTTAAATTTTCCATAGTTTTTCTCTCTATTTATCTATTGCAAAAACTTGCGATGGCTTTTTATAGCCGCCTTATAAAATAAAATCAATAGTTGTTTTATTTAATTTTTAGTTTCATAACAATCGCGTCCTGATTAATTCCGCTTTTTCGAGCATAATACTGTTTTCGGAGCATCATTTTTTTGAAACCACATGATAAATATAACAATATAGCATGTTGATTATTGTGTGCAACATCTAAAAATACAAACTCTAAATTATTTTTTTTCAGCTCCTCAATAGAGAGTGTTAAAATTTGTCGCCCTACTCCTTGGCTTTGAAACTCTGGATCAACCCCAAATGTAAGTATTTCAGCCTCACTTTCAATGACTTGAAATAGAATAAAACCCCTCAATTGATCAGCATCAAAAGCACCCCAAAACTGATGGAGGGGGCTTCTTAAATAATCTTCAAAGTTTTTTTTGGACCACCCCTTTTCAAAACACTTTTGATGAAGGGATGCGAGCCTTTCACATTGAATCGTTTCTATTTTCTCAATTTTTAGGGTGTGAAACATCAGCTGAGCGCAAGTAAAACGGAATGGCAGGGCTTTGGGAATGTCCCAATAAAAAAGCAATGTTCATGAGTTCAAGAAAAGTCATCTCAGACTTTATTAAATTAAGCGAAAAACCCAACTCTTTTTCCAATTGAGTCGCTCCGTCTCCAATGCATTTGATCTCGTTCAAATCATAGAATTCCTCAATATCGTGAGAACTTAAATTTTGGGGTACTGAGGAATTTCCATTTTTAGGGAAAAATTGGCAATAAAGGTCCTTACGTTTGGCATCAATCACAACCAAAGTATCTTCTCGATTTGTTTTGCCTTGGAAAAACATATCAAAACCATTAATACCTTCAAGAGGAATATTAAGCCCATGAGCAAGACCTTTGGCA contains these protein-coding regions:
- a CDS encoding Fur family transcriptional regulator, whose product is MTDQRRIIAQVLSESTDHPDVNEVYLRASEIDSNISLATVYRTLRLFEEANILERHDFRDGRSRYEDASSEHHDHLINMQTGEIIEFHDEDIEALQRKIAERYGYDLIDHRLELYCVPLQKETTRDKNS
- a CDS encoding MucR family transcriptional regulator → MENLNFMTQTGTETVDLTAEIVAAYLSNNEMSAEEVPGFIRTVHASLNDLSGRRSHLSGRPDPVVAIEDSVQDDHIVCLEDGRRLKMLKRHLKTAYNMTPEQYRERWDLPADYPMVAPQYARKRSSLAKDFGLGTRRDRRKDAA
- the rimI gene encoding ribosomal protein S18-alanine N-acetyltransferase; translation: MFHTLKIEKIETIQCERLASLHQKCFEKGWSKKNFEDYLRSPLHQFWGAFDADQLRGFILFQVIESEAEILTFGVDPEFQSQGVGRQILTLSIEELKKNNLEFVFLDVAHNNQHAILLYLSCGFKKMMLRKQYYARKSGINQDAIVMKLKIK
- the tsaB gene encoding tRNA (adenosine(37)-N6)-threonylcarbamoyltransferase complex dimerization subunit type 1 TsaB; amino-acid sequence: MNLFINTAHAICGVGLFHEKTLLAQKETALIQGHAQLLPGMVEEVMATTGTTFKDLQNLIVDVGPGSFTGIRVGVAFAKGLAHGLNIPLEGINGFDMFFQGKTNREDTLVVIDAKRKDLYCQFFPKNGNSSVPQNLSSHDIEEFYDLNEIKCIGDGATQLEKELGFSLNLIKSEMTFLELMNIAFLLGHSQSPAIPFYLRSADVSHPKN